The genomic window GGGCACGGTCACCGGCCATGAAGACATGTGGCTTATTGCTTATCTCGATTAGAGTATACCCTGGTGTTTTTACCAGCTTCCTGCTCTTTGCCTCCTGCCTTACCACAGCTGCTTCAGAGTATTGCTTCTTGGATGTGTGCAGATTAGAGAGCAGAACATAGTAGCCGCTGTTTTCTGGATCAAGTTCAAATAACTTCTGGGAGGCCAATTTTGCAAGATCACCATCCTTGTGAACCATGCAAGCGCCAAGCAATGCCCCCCATACGCCAGGTCCAACAGCACTCTTGGGGAATTCAGAGATGAGCTCAAAAGCCTCCTTGAGCTGGCCAGCTCTGCCAAGGAGGTCCACCATGCATGTATAGTGCTCAATACCTGGAATGATCGCATAATCATCGGTCATTGACTGGAAAACTTTCCGCCCTTCCTCAACCAACCCTCCATGGCTGCATGCATAGAGTACTGACAGAAAGGTAGCACTTGTTGGAAGAAGATGTGCATCCAGCATGTCCTTGTAGAGCTTCAAAGCTTCAGCACCTTGGCCATGAAGGCCATATCCAGCTATCATCGCATTCCACGAGACCACATTCTTGTTATCCATAGTGTTGAAGATGCTCCGAGCTTCAGAAATGCTTCCACATTTTGCATACATGTCAATGAGCGCTGTCATGACATAGACATTGGGCTCCAAGTCCTCCTCAGCGATAATCCTGTGCAGCCACTTTCCCAGGGACAAAGCTCCAAGCTGTGCACATGCGGAAAGAGTGCTTGAGATTGTGATTGGATTCGGTCGCACATTAAGCTTCAGCATTTGCTCAAAGAGTGCCACTGCCATCTCTGTCAAGCCATTCTGAGCATACCCCGATATCATTGCATTCCAAGATTCCATGGTCTTCTCTGGCATCGCATCAAAGGCCTTTCTTGCAGACTCCATATCATTTAACCTACAGTGCAAAGTTGTAATTGCTGTTGACACTGGAGAATTGGCAGTAAACCCAGACTTGAGGACAAATCCATGTAAACATTGAGCAAGCAGATCATGCCCAAATGGACTGTGCACTGGAATCAGTGCCACCAGTGTGCTCGAGTTTGGCCACAACCCCAGGGTCATCAACTCAGTAAACAGATCAACTGATGAACCAACCATGCCATTCACTGAGTAACCAGATATTAAAGCATTGTAGGCAACCAAATCTGGCTTCTCCATCATGTCAAAGAGACACCGTGCAGATTCCACATCCCCGCACTTGGAGTACAGCGAGATGAGCCCGGTAAGAACATGCTCATGGTCTGCCAACCCGCATTTCTCTGCAAACGAATGCACGCACCTTCCCATTGTTACATCTGCCACCTCCGCCACGGCTGGCAGGACGGAAGCCAG from Oryza glaberrima chromosome 6, OglaRS2, whole genome shotgun sequence includes these protein-coding regions:
- the LOC127777702 gene encoding pentatricopeptide repeat-containing protein At4g30700 gives rise to the protein MPPPRRRPPSAADAAAIRRPYLRLVALSCTLRHLDQILAVSLASGHYPLDPAPATSLLLRYASLRAPHGHLLRLFRGFPRPDRFLRNALLRSLPSLRPRLLFPCPDSFSFAFAATSLAASCSRGGGAASSSAARALHALAVAAGYAADTFVASALAKLYFVLSRVDHARKVFDMVPSPDTVLWNTLLAGLSGSEAVESFARMVGDGSVRPDATTLASVLPAVAEVADVTMGRCVHSFAEKCGLADHEHVLTGLISLYSKCGDVESARCLFDMMEKPDLVAYNALISGYSVNGMVGSSVDLFTELMTLGLWPNSSTLVALIPVHSPFGHDLLAQCLHGFVLKSGFTANSPVSTAITTLHCRLNDMESARKAFDAMPEKTMESWNAMISGYAQNGLTEMAVALFEQMLKLNVRPNPITISSTLSACAQLGALSLGKWLHRIIAEEDLEPNVYVMTALIDMYAKCGSISEARSIFNTMDNKNVVSWNAMIAGYGLHGQGAEALKLYKDMLDAHLLPTSATFLSVLYACSHGGLVEEGRKVFQSMTDDYAIIPGIEHYTCMVDLLGRAGQLKEAFELISEFPKSAVGPGVWGALLGACMVHKDGDLAKLASQKLFELDPENSGYYVLLSNLHTSKKQYSEAAVVRQEAKSRKLVKTPGYTLIEISNKPHVFMAGDRAHPQSEAIYSYLEKLTAKMIEAGYRPETEAALYDVEEEEKEHMVKVHSEKLAIAFGLLSTEPGTEIRIIKNLRVCLDCHNATKFISKVTQRLIVVRDASRFHHFRDGVCSCGDYW